From the Xylocopa sonorina isolate GNS202 chromosome 9, iyXylSono1_principal, whole genome shotgun sequence genome, the window acgtcatggcccattcgtatgtttaggcaAGGCCCCGGGGAGGGGCGATGGCgcagggaaatgcacacggccctcgtcggccgcccgtgcaccctgttacccgatatttcttacattaATAAACGATTTACATTTGAAAAAACTATTCTTTCTTATTTAATCGAAACTTTAATGATACTGCAATTCACAGTTATAAATTGTCCACCCTGTACACAAACATTTAAATTGCACGACTATGGTAAGTAACAGTGACTATGTATTCGCTTGATCGTTTATCATGATAGCTTTATTATTTTCTCGGTAGATGGCTGTAGTGATCGATCAAACAATTTCAAATTTATGTTCGTTGTAAAGGTGACATTTCACACTAAAAAAATTCTTTTGCTGTTTTTTGTTTGttctgtggcggctacgattccgggtattttctagtcgtaaattttctaaaaaaataacaatgcgttcctacgatacagcgcaggtctggtcaccgcgggttagcacatggcgaccaggcccgcgcatttcctaaacccgatacccgtctggtttgtgtccatcatctgggccaagtaattgtttcctttaagatttcgtcgcgactgagcgttGCCCAGTCACGTACGGCAGATCTTTaaccttggtttatttatgaccaatttccgtccgttgcgtttcgtggaaacgttcactctcctcgttcgtgcatctatccttttcattctgggattttCCATCCTcctctatacgcatttttaagggacgacatcttcgtcctcgcgacagttcgattcaGACAATTCGGTGAGAACAACGCTAGcacacagttcggttagaacaagtCTAGcacacagttcggttagaacgattcGATCagaatagttcggttagaacagttcggctaGAACACCCCGTTCGGTTAGAACAACCTCCATATTCGTCAAGAATTATGAGGTCAATTAGAGTTTcattagagtcgcgtagcgacgtgaaaggaatcgtagccatagcaccgcccccaatATTTAAAGACTTGTTGTTTCGTTATTGTTGactgttttatattaaattgagagcaaaaaggTTGAGTGTGATTCtttactcccgttacattgccctcagtTCCATTCAGTTTTGAGTTACAAGGTGTTAACAATGGAAGTCAACAAAGAGAAAATTCGGTTCATTTTACAATTTTTCTTTGATAATGGCGAAAATGCAAGCCAGGCCGCTGAAATTATGAATGGTGTTTATAGTGCCGATACTGTAACAGCTAATTACGTGCAAttttggtttcgtcgattacgttCAGGCATTTTTTATGTTAAAGATGCAACTCGCATAGGCAGGCCCGTCGTCAAAAATGTTGATAAAATCACAGAAATAATCGAAGTTGACCGGCATGTTAACAGTCGTAACATCGCCCAGGAGCTAAAGATCGACCATAAAACAGTTTTAAACCATTTGCGCAAAGCTGGATTCAAAAAGAAGCTCGATTTTAGGGTGTCACACCAATTAGCACCAAAAAACATGATGGATGGAATTTCCATCTGCGAAGTCTTGGCCAAACGGAATGAAATCGACCCATTTCTTAAACGGATGGTGACTGGAGATAAGAAATGAGTCACATACGACAATATTGTGCGAAAACGATCGTGGTCAAAGCTTGGTGAAGCAGCTCAAACAGTGGCCAAACCAGGACTAACGGGCAAGAAGGTTCTACTGTGTATTTGGCGGGACTTGAAAGGAATCATTTATTATGAGGTGCTTCCGTATGGGCAAACACTAAATTCAGATCTCTACTGTCAACAATTGGACCGTTTGAAGCTAGCGATTGACCAGAAACGGCCAGAATTGGCCAACAGAAGAGGTGTTGTGTTTCATCAGGACAACGCAAGGCCACACACGTCTGTAGTGACGCGCCAGAAACTCCGggagcttggttgggatgttttAATGCATCCACCATATAGTCCGGACCTGGCACCAAGCAATTACCACCTTTTTTTCGCATTGTAAAACTTCCTGAGTGATAAGAAATTGGGATCAAGAGAAGATTGTGAAAATCGATTACTAGAGTTTTTCGCCAATAAGGGCCAATACTTCTATGAGAGAGGTATTATGAAGCTACTTTTAAAATGGCAACAAATTATATAACAAAACGGTGCATCGGACAATCCGAAACATCTTACATAAAGTCTTGAATTTCACACAAAAATGGATTTCTTTTTCCGCAACCTAATATATCATAAGGTTCAACGCCTTAGCGCGTAAATGTGTCCTTGTTAAAATAAACCTGTCGCATCGCGAAAATGGTGGTCGTCCTCCTAATTTTATAGAAGCAAGTTTAAGGTACGGACGCAAATAATTATCTattttaaaaatgtttaaatatcAAACACTTCTTTGACTTTTAAAgttggaaatttgaaatttttgcGTTAAATAAAAAGCGGCGGACGGAGATAAAAACATGAGACGATCTAATTTGACACACGAGACATGTTTCTACAAGTCGTCAGAAAGTGCAGTGTTTCCTTAATTGTTCGCGAAAGATATTTTCAACTCCAAAAttgattttcatttttattcattttaaactagaatgttatttaaaaaaagttAATCAAACTTCGAGAACAATGGATAAGAAAATATCAATTAAAGAGAAACATCGTTCCTAAGGAATATAATCTTAAAGGACACTATGATATAAATCATAAAACAGAATATGAGCAATACGTTACAAAATTTGTTGAAGACTATTCAACTGCTGTAAAAGTTAGTTGTTAATTGCCAACGTTTAATTTAACGTTGGTGTGGTTGAGGAATTAACTGTTATAGAAAATGATCCTCAACGACTTGTATtccttataaattatatttcggTAACTATTGGGGAGTGCAGTAATTAATGAAACGTTCGACAAGCAATTTGGTATGTGTATCCTATGATGTTTCGTATGTTTTTAACTTTTAACTCCCTTTCCTATGGATGACGAGATCTTATAAAGGTTCGCCGGTGGGTGTGTTCTTTAGTTAGGACATGCGGATTTGTCATTGGACATTCTACGAAATTTGATGAGGGAAGCGACTGTCGAAGATTATTGGTTAATGTAAATTCTGATCTGAAGGACGGATCGATAGTTGCTGTTTTATGAATTAGCGCATCTGCTTGAACCTCTCTTTGCTTTAGGCTATGTTTcaacaaataaaatttaatggGTCTTAACATTAGTTATACAGACATCATCACATTTCTGAAGGAGAATTTATTACCGAATGCTTAATTCTGTGCTGCGGAAGTATTCTATCCagtagaaataaaaaaatttcaagATGTAAATTTAAATCGAAATACTATAGCTAACGGAGTTGATGAACATTTTAAGCCTACTCTGTTGCAATTGATAAAAGTACAGATATTCGAAATATTGTACAGCTGCCCGTTTTTATTTGCGAATACGAtgttaatttaaaaataattgaaaaatatgTGGAGATCATCCGTATGCGTAATGCAAGCTGATATTTTTTACAAGGACTTATGGAAGTTTTGAACAAGTATAATTCATCTATTTACTATTGGAAAAGTTGGTTTGTATCGTAATCGATGATGCACCTACTATGATCGGTATTACTAAAGCTGTTGTAATAATAATTTTGAACATTTTCATTGCATTATTCACCAGCAAATATCGTGCTCAAAAATTTTAGATATCAGATATGTTTTAAATTAAGAATAGTCACcaaaaatgtaaattatattCAAGCACGTGAACTCATCGTCAGTTTACTTTATTTTTGGAGGCATAAAGTGTTAAAACGATTCTTCAAATTGCTGGACGGATTCAGAATTTCCTTGGAAACAAAAAATTCTGAATGTGCCGATTTAAAAGATGGACAATGGATAAAGGACTATTTCTAATTATATTCACTATTGATAATTTTAACGTTTTCAACCAGAAATTATTACTTTGGCGAAAACAACCAGAAAAAAAAACTTGTCTGACTTTGAAAGCTGTCTGAAAGAATATCTATTGCTTAAGTTACCTAAATTAAAATTTACAGAATATGCTCACCAACTAAAATTGTTAGAAACGGAATTCGATCGAAGTGATGCTTTGCTAAAGCAAAAATTTATGGGAGTTGAAATTCTAGatttttatacatatttatttatAGATCGGTTTCCGAAAATCGTTATGATTATCGTTTGTTACGCGTATATTGGCCATATTCGGAACCACTTACTTATGGGAGCAACTATTTTCCTTAATGAAAAGTAACAAAAATTCAGAAAGATCAAGATTAACCGATTAACATTTATCAATTTTGAGAATTGCATCAGCTCAAGATATTCAACCAAATTTGCGTTACTAAAATTCAATACAAAAATACAAATACAGGTAGCCCTCCTCTAACACGGTATCTTATAACACggtttcgctataacacgatTCGTAAATTGCGGGAAACCTCCTACAACACGGTATCCTACAACACGTTTTCGCTATAACGCGATGAGAAAACTGCAAATCCTTTGTACATACAACACTGTATGTACTTATACAGCCGCGGCGAGGCTTGCTGTCCTAAAGATACATCGTTGCGGAAATGTATGTAGGTCTGATGCGTATTAGGTATCCCAAGGCATGGACCAGCACTTGAGACGTTCACCAACGGAGACTGTTTAGTATAAGAGTTTTCCGTGCGGTCTTAGCCTTAGACTAATTTACGACCGGGTAAAGTGCCCGACGCGGCTCTGCTAGCCACGTGCACGATGTCACTTCCAAATTGCTGGAAGAGCAAGACGGTTGTTCCTCTTATCGGGCCCTATGTCCCCCGTAGGACATTGGGGTACGCCCAGTTAGGGTGGGAACACACGATTGCTGCTTAATAATTAGGCAACGCCTACGATAGTTCTGGTTTAAAATGCGTGTGTTTTTTCCTCGAAGAGTCAGTCAGTCAGTTTTCCGTGTGGTTTTCGTACGTTCTTTACTTTCATCTCCGTGGCCTGAAAACAAAAGTGTCTCACGCTGCTACTCGGTAGTCTACGTCGCGCCACGGTGTGTTAAAGAACAATTTTTTTATCTTTAAGACATTAAGCTTCAGCCCCAAGCAATGTCAGGTAAAGATAAAACAACGTTCAAGAGAAAATTCATTTCTTTAGAAGTAAAGATTCAAATCTTGGATCGTCTATCGAAAGGAGAAAAAGCATCCCACATTGGGAAAAACCTTAATTTGAACGAAGCAACAATTAGAACAatcaagaaaaatgaaaaagaaatcagAAGTGCAGTTGCCGCAGGATCTTCGACATCCGCAAAACGTTCAGCCCGCCCCAGACCAGCAATAATTGAGAAAATGGAAAAGGCCCTCAGCATTTGGATTGACGATTGCTGtcaaaaaaaaattccattagatggcaatattataaaacaaaaagGATTAAAAATTTACAACCATCTCAAACAACAAGGAGAATCCTCTGTCAATCCAGATTTTGTGGCGAGTAAAGGTTGGTTCGAGAAATTCAAAAAGCGTTTTGCGATTCATAGCATAAGAATCCAAGGAGAGTCTGCGTCGGCTGATCATGAAGCTGCTAGGACGTATCCAGAAAAAATTCAAAACATTATAGCCGAGCAAGGATACACAGCAGATCAAGTTTTCAATGCCGACGAAACTGGGCTTTGGTGGAAAAAAATGCCCAGTAAAACTTTCATATCGAAGACAGAAAAAACTGCACCCGGATTTAAGGTGTCCAAAGATCGTTTAACGCTCCTTTTGTGCAGTAATGCATCGGGGGACTTCATGACAAAACCGATGCTAGTGTACAGATCTTTGAATCCTCGTGCACTAAAAAACGTGAATAAAAACACCTTGCCGGTATACTGGACAGCAAATTCGAGAGCTTGGGTAACAGGACATTTATTTAGAGATTGGTTTTTGAATTGTTTTGTGCCAAGCGTTGAGCGGTATTTAAAGCGAAAAAATTTGAGCTGCAAGGCGCTGTTGCTATTAGATAATGCTCCATGCCACCCACAAGATTTAACACATCccaacatcaaaataatgttctTACCACCGAACACTACTTCGTTGCTCCAACCACTGGATCAAGGTATTATTTACACCTTTAAAACATATTACATAAGAAGATCGTTACAGTGGATTTTAGACGCAACCGATTCGCAATCAATTAGCGTAATGGAAGCATGGAAGAAATTTTCCATCAAGCACTGCATCGATATCATATCTTTGTCACTGAATGAAATAAAAACATCAACATTAAATGCGTGTTGGAAGAAGATATGGCCCTCTGCAATTGAAACGGAAAACATAcgtgaaacattagaaaatgaAATTGGTGCGATATTAGAAGTCGCTAAATCAATCGGAGGCGAAGGTTTTGTGGATATGGCTTCCAAAGACATTGAAGATTTATTAGTGGAAGAAGAAGTTGACGAAGCGGAATTAATCGAAATGGCATCCCTAGATGCAAATCAAATCGATTTTGAGGACGTTAGCTCTGACGAAGATTGTGCAGTCAAGaatttaacattaaaaaaattacaagaagGCCTATGCTTAGCGGAAAATCTGgaatcatttttcttgaatGAAGACCCTTCGACGGAAAGAAGTCGAAAATTCAAAAGGGAGCTGCAAAACTGTTTAGCTCCATACCGGGAAATTTACAATGATCTAATAAGAACCAGCAAGCAAAGTTCCATTACAGATTTTTTTAAGAGGGGAAAACATACAAAAACTTTAAATAACGAAAAAAGTTCAGAAAGTGAAGGCGATGTCGTTCCACCGAAAAAACGTTCTCGGTTGATTATACTGAGCAGTGACGACGAGTAAATTCATTAAATTATGGTTGCGTtagattaaaatattttttttatactttgtgttgtacatacatttatatttttaataaaaattacattgtttatgtcgaattaagaaaaatatttgtttttaataagtttttggAACGTAACCCCCCCTTTTTGCACTAGCTCTGGGTCTCATGCAACACGGTTTCACACAACACGGCATTTTCTAGGAACCTAACTAccgtgttataggagggttgCCTGTACGTCAAAATTAGGTGTTACCCCGACGGATTTTTCCGGGGTCTTACCTCTACTACCAAATGTACCGACCATCTCTACACCTAAGGAGAAGCAGCAAGCGGATTGGCTCGTGGCTGCTTCAGACTTTAGTGTACAGGTAACCCACCTATAACACGGTAGTTAGGTTCCTAAAAAATGCCGTGTTGTGTGAAACCGTGTTGTATGAGACCCAGAGCTAGTACAAAGAGGGATTACGTTccaaaaacttattaaaaacaaatagttttttttaattctacataaacaacttaatttttattaaaaatataaatatatgtataacaCAAAGCaaaaataacaaaaaatactATTTTAATCTAACGCAACTCTAATTTAATGAATTTCTTCGTCGTCACTGCTCAGTATAATCTCAACCGATAAGCTTAGTAAAAATGTAAAACAAGTTAGTGTTGAAACATCCTAAAACATCAACTAAACATAAATAAATAGATTATTTGTACAAAGAAATATAGAGTTGGATTTGTTGAAGACTCATTTTCGTTCGGCACTCACCCAACACTTAAAACATTACAAGAAAATCGTCTTTAGTATTCCAACCGAGCAACTATGCAAGGCGAAGCTACGCAACGGACGCAACGAAACCTATTACCACACAAAATTGTATTCAAGGTAAACTACATTTCACTCGCGAGAGTTTCAGTTATTTAAAGTCGTTATTAAAATAAGTCTAACTAAATAAAAGTCTAACTAAAATAACGGCCAAGAAAGAGAAGACG encodes:
- the LOC143427429 gene encoding histone-lysine N-methyltransferase SETMAR-like codes for the protein MSKKVECDSLLPLHCPQFHSVLSYKVLTMEVNKEKIRFILQFFFDNGENASQAAEIMNGVYSADTVTANYVQFWFRRLRSGIFYVKDATRIGRPVVKNVDKITEIIEVDRHVNSRNIAQELKIDHKTVLNHLRKAGFKKKLDFRVSHQLAPKNMMDGISICEVLAKRNEIDPFLKRMVTGDKK